Within the Macaca nemestrina isolate mMacNem1 chromosome 5, mMacNem.hap1, whole genome shotgun sequence genome, the region CCTTCGGAGTAGTGTGGGAAGCCTGCATCCCAACTTGGAGAAAGGTCTCTGGagacattttataaatgttagttttttttttttttttgagatagagtctcgctcagtcgcctaggctggagtgcagtggcgcgatctcggcttactgcaagctccgcctcccaagtagctgggactccgcttcacgccattctcctgcctcagcctcccaagtagctgggactacaggcgcccgctgccacgcccggctaaatttttgcatttttttgtttttagtagagacggggtttcaccgtgttagccaggatggtctcgatctcctgacctcgtgatccacccgcctcagcctcccaaagtgctgggattacaggcatgagccaccacgcccggccagttatgttttttaatttcaaaaatatttcattgggAGGATATTGGAAGATACAGTATAAGAAAGTACACGCTCAATATCTAAACCACTGCTGTTAGCGTTTGGGAAGATATTGCCATTCTGTTTTATATAACCCTTTTATGGGGCGGGGGCTAAATGTCCTGTACAGTTAGGTTAAACCAGATGAAATTGCTATTTTTGGCATGCCCCAGTCAAATATCAGCAATTTCATATGTTTCAACCTAATCTATATCTAGATTTGCAGCTGCTTATATGATTTTCTATTATATTGTAAGCATTTCCCCCACAcccttaaatatttttccaagacGGGATTCTTAATGGCAAATACCTCTCGTATGAACATCCACAATTTAACCACCAATTGCTGCCAAATGTTTGTtcttataaataatatttgaaagccCTCATATAAACATGTGCGATTGTACGTTATACATGGGTATCCATTAGGTGTTCCTTTAGGGATTATTACTTCCGAGTCTTCCCTTAGGATAAATTGCTAGAGGATAAATTACTATGTCAAAGGGTTGAGTTACTACTTTTAAGAaaaaggctgagcacagtggctcacgcctgtaatcccagcactttgggaggctgaggcaggcagatcacctgaggtcaggagttccagatcagcctggccaacatggcgaaaccccatctctactaaatatacaaaaattagctgggcctgggggcgcgcgtctctagtcccagctactaaggaggctgaggtgggagaatcgcttgaaccctggagtcggaagttgcagtgagccgagatcatgccactgcactccaacctgggcgaaagagcaagattccagctcaaaaaaaaaaaaaaaagaaaagaaagaaaaagaaaaagaataaacttcCTTTCAGGCAGGAGCCACAATGATGACCTCACGACTTATGGGAAGTGggaagagaaacaggaagaaaatgagGTATGAAAACGCCAAGAGGGGTTGCGTGAGAGGTGGGGCGAGGAGTGATTTTCCCCTCTATTTTTATTCTCTCCAGATTTTCTGGAATGTGGTTAAATGCTATTCATGAATAAATAGTATTCACTGTCTGGCAGTGGAGCTTCTGATGTAATCATCCCAAGGGAGAATTTGAGTCTTAAAATAGGAGAACTTAGAAGGCAGCACGTTAATTAGAGACcagagataaaattaaaatttgattgGGAATTTTAAGCAAAGCCTTTAAAACCTTTTTACTCTGAAGCTATTTCTTATGTAGGTGGGGACATGGTGTGGGAATGTGCTAATTCAACAATGAGGTTCAGTATCACCCTCGCCACTCTAGCCTCGGGTTTGGGCTTAAAACGCATCTCCAGAGGCCGGGGctgtgtgggaggcagaggcggccAGGCTGTTCGCTCTGAGCAGGGCTTTGattggggcaggggcaggaatgGGCCATGGGTTCTCCTCGGCTGCCCAGGTCAAGTGACGCCTATCCACTACCCGCCAGGGAGGCACCTGCCCGGTCCACACACAGAGAGGGGCTGATGCCCAAGTGCTTACCCGGGCCAGTTGCTGCCCAGCTTCTGTGGACACTTGCCGTTCTTCCTCACAGTCCATCTTGTTTCCCAGGAGAAGGATGACCACCCCATCCGACCCTGCGTCCTGCACACAGAACACGTTCTCTCAGCCACaaccactgtgtgccaggcccctgGCACATTTGCCCTCCTAGAAGCTGAAGTGTGTCCCCCATGTTCCCACTCTCAGGCCACATCCACTCCATATCCTTCTCACCTGGACCCTTTCCCCCATCCTTCCTTTCTGCTGATAAACATCTCACCTATTTTCCAAGGCCAACCTTAAGAACACCTcccccaggaagccttcctggattGTTCCTGCCCATGCCCTCTCTTCCTGCCTGTGTTGAACAGTCCAGCACTTGATTATACATTTTCCCAATTGTttcatgaataataataatactttctgATTAATGAGTGATTGTTATATACCAGGTGCTATGCTGAAATCAATTATATCAGTTAATCCTCACAGCTCCCCTATGAAAGAAGTCAGGAAATTGAAGTTCAGAGAGCTCAATtcacttgtccaaagtcacagagtTGGGGTGGGTGGGATTCAAATCTAGGTCCTGTCAGACCCCAGCGCTCAGCTCCCCTCTTCACACATTACCTTATCCTGCTTCTTTTGCTAAACTAGAAACTTCCAGAGAGAAGACAACATGGCTAACTTCACACCCCTCTGCTGTGCTAGTACACACTGCAGAATTTCAGTATATATGCTTTGAGGAAGTATGCAGGGGAAAAACTAGAGATGTGTGAACAGAGGAATTATCACGTGGCATGGCACTAGAACTACATTAGCCTCAAGTGTAAGAAGAAGACATTATAAACAGAGCTGCCATATGTAGGAAGAGAATGTTCACAGGATAAAGGAAGTAGTTTTGTTTGAAGGCTATACTATGTGGTTGTCGTTTCTTTGTACTACTGCATTCCCAGCTCATCCAACCACATGCCCTCAGTGGGTGGTGTCACCCATATGTCTGTCATGTCGTTTGTAATCCTAGGAGAAAAGAGGGAGTGGCAGGATATAAGGTCCCTCTTGACTGGAGGGACTGGGGCCAACCCCAGCAGCCATCTGCTCACCTGGAGACAGTCTAGCCAGTAGCGCACGTGGCCAAAGCTCTTCTGGGAGGTGATGTCGTACATAAGCACTACCCCATCAGCCTTGCGGAGCAGCTGCCGCGTCATGCTGTGGTACCTGCCCAGAGAGTCTGCATGAGGCCACACCAGGCATCCCGACCCCAGGTCCTGGCCTCTGCAAAGTGGGAGAAGTAACTTATCCTACTTCTAATTGCTTCCCACAGAGCACGTCTGTATGCTTTCCTTCGTACGGTGTAGTTCTTGTTGATGAGGTAACAGTTCTCATGGCCCAAATTTCAAAAGGTCTCAAGGAGAACTCAGTGAAACGTCTCCTTCCTTCTGCCCCATCCTGAAGCCACCTAGTCCCCCTCCCCAGAGGCAACCAGGGTTAtcagtttcttaaatatttttccagaggtattttatgtatatacatatatatacacacacatatacacccgTACACATACATCTTTCCGCCTctattttatacaaatacagtGTAAAACATTCATCATACTCATTAATATTCAGTgttctgcattttgtttttttccagttaaCAGGATGTCTTAGAAAAATTTCCCTatcgggctgggtgcagtggctcacgcctgtaatcccagcactttgggaggctgaggcaggaggatcatttgtggtcagaagttccagattggcctggccaacatggtgaaaccccgtgtctactaaaaatacaaaaattagctggatgtgctggcgtgtgcctgtagccccagctcctcaggaggctgaggcgcaagaatcacttaagccctggaggcggaggttgcagtgagctgagatcacgccaccacactccagcttgggcgacagagcaagactgtgtctcaaaaaaaaaaaaaaaaatccctattaGTACATAAAGACAGTCCTCAGTCTTTGTGTGGCTTTACAGTGTTATATTGGGTGGACTGACCCTACTTTATCTAACTGGTcccctattgatggacatttaggttgtttcctaTTTTAATAACACAAGTGATAATACTACGAATGGTCCTGGTCCCTTTGTTCTTATAGTCATATATGAGTCTGTCTATAGAATAAATTTCTAGATGTGGAACTGCAGAATCAAATAAGATATGCCTTTTGAGTTTTGATTACTgcctggtgcagtagctcatgcctggaatcccagcactgcgggaagccgaagcaggcagatcacaaggtcaggagttcgagaccagcctggccaatatgatgaaaccccatctctactaaaaacacaaaaattagccagatgtggtagcgggcacctgtagtcccagctactcgggaggctgaaaacaggagaatcgcttgaacccaggaggtggaggttgtggtgagcccagatcgcgcctctgcactccagcctgagcaatagagcaagactccatctcaaaaagaaaagaaaaaaaagttttgatcACTTCTGCCTAGGTTGAAAGTAGAAGACCAGCATTTTCAGAAGGACAGGTGATTGGGTGGCTGTCCACTAATGACCATGTTGGGACAGCCCTAATATATGCCCTGCCAGGCTGAGGGACCTCTGGCTCTGCTGCCCTCtctcccctgccttggccttgacTCATCTCTCCTTCCCTGACCTCCTGAATCCTCGGGGGGCAGTTGCCTCCGGCCCATGTTACTGGGGCTGCTGTGTGTCCCTCTGTACCTAGTTCCTGACACCACTGATACACATTGCCTGTTACCTCTCTTGGCCAGCCGTGTCCCAGAGCTGCAACACAAAGCACTTGTTGTCCACCAGCAAGGTTTTGACCCGAAAATCTACTCCTAGGACACATAAAGAGGGGTGAAGCCTACTAAGTTACCATCCAGGACTCCTAGCCAAGGCCTACCCCAGTATACACCTGTTCCCTGTACCAGCTGCAGTGCGATAGAGCCCTTGGCTGCTGGGCTTCCCTTCCGCTCTGCATTCCATCCATCCTCGAGGACCCactttctccaggaagccttcccagaccTCCCTGCCATACTGGCAGTTTGTGCCAACCCAAGGCACCTTGTCTACGATGTTTATTCCTTAGGTCACCCAGAATacaagtttcattattttatttttacactaCTCCTTTTTCCATTCCCTAATTATCGCATGCACCTTCCCCTCTCAACCAGACAGCAGGGGAGACAAGCAGCCCAGAGGGGCATAAGGAATGCTGGCTTCAGGCCACTGTTACACTGGTTACAGgacctcaggcaagtcatttCACTTCTGTGAGCCTCTCTTTCCTTGTCTGCAAAGTGGCAAATTAGAAAGACCTACACTGCAGAGTGGCTGGAGGATTAAAATGCTGTTttaatcagccgggtgtggtggcacacgcctgtaatcccagctactcgggaggctgaggcaggagaatcacttgaacccgagaggcggaggttacagggagccgagatcccgccactgcactccagcctgggcaacaagagtgaaactccgtctcaaaaaaataaataaataaataaataaataaggccgggcgcggtggctcacgcctgtaatcccagcactttgggaggccgaggcgggcagatcacgaggtaaggagactgagaccatcctggctaacacagtgaaaccccgtctctactaaaaatacaaaaaactacccgggcatggtggcgggctcctgtagtcccagctactcgggaggccgaggcaggagaatggcaagaacccggggggcggagcttacaatgagcggagatcgcaccactgcactccagcctgggcgacagagcgcctcaaaaaaaaaaaaaaataaaataaataaataaataaaatgctgttttaaGTGAGCAGACCCAGAAAAGAGGATAAAACTTCTGGTGTGGAGGCAGGGCTTTTAAGGTAGGTGGCCTTAACTTTGGGGGCCCAGCTAGGGCAAGAAACTTAACCAGGTCTTCAATTCCctgctttcttcatctgtaaaatggggatagatATGGAAAATGTACATTCAAATATAACTCCGTTGGCTGTAATTCTCTATCTGGTCCCGTCCTCAAATGCAGGCAGGGTAGAGTTCTTATGTTGTGAGGTAGTGGGGTGGGGCAAGAATGGAGGGAAGGTGAAGCCAGGTAGGGAAATAATTGAGCCATGAAGGCAGGATCATTTCCTGTGGTATTTAAACCGGAATAGACGATAGCCACCAGGGGGCAGCAAACCGTAGCTGGGATTGGGACAGATCTGGACCAAGTACTTGAATCTCGGGTACTCCCAGCCGGCTAGCAGTGCATGCCGGCTTgcctggttggttggttggttggttggttggttggttggttggttcaCAATTATGCAGCTTGTGTTTTTCTTGATTGAATTTTGTGGGAACTTCTCACCACATAATAAAAAGGGAGGCTCCATTCTAAGGAAGGCTGTTGTAAGGAGTAAGACATGTATGGAAGATGCCTAGTGCATGGGAGGTGGTCAGTAAACGGTAGCTTAGGTGACTAATAATGGTagccttggctgggcatggtggctcatgactgtaatcccagcactttgggaggctgaggcaggtggatcacctgaggtcaccagcctggccaacatggtgaacttcatctctactaaaagtacaaaaataagccaggtgaagtggcacacacctgtagtctcagctacttgggaggctgaggcaggagaatcacttgaacccaggaagcagaggttgcagtgagcagaaattgtgccactgcacttgagcctgggtgacagggcgagactctatctcaataaataaataaataaaataatggtagCGTTGTAGAACCTGTGACCCCACTCAACATCAGGCCAGCCTGCTATAGGTTTCCTCTTCCTGAGGGAATTGCATTTTTAACTGGCTCCCAGGTAAGGCTTCTTGGGCAAGAAAAGTTTGAGAACCTGCCCCAGGCCTCTCTTGTGGGGAGCTGTCATTTACCGACTGGTCTGGCACTGATCCTCAGTCGGCATGTGCCCTGGTCTAATATAAAGACAGGCATGGCATGACGTCTTTGTCCCTAGGTGGGTCTCCCCTCCATTCCCTCGGGTTTGCTTTTCTGTAGCTCTGTATGGGGTTCAGTGGCCGCATATGCTGATACTTTTAGGGAGGGAAGGTTCTCTGCTTTCAGCCATTTCTTGCAGGAGCCACTGAGTTAGACATGATCAAATATTTACTTATAATAATCATAACAATCATAATAACTAATACTTACGGAGTACTCGCTACATGTCAGTTATTATTCTAAGATCTTGACATATCAACTCAACTAATCCTCAACCGCTCTAGGAAGGCAGCACTACTGTTGTCTGATTATGCAGATGAGGATTTGGGGGTTCGAAAGGGTTAAATCATTTGTCCAAATTCAGACCCCAATAAGTGGCAGGACTAAAATTTGAATTCAGGCACCTGGGTTCCTAATTTACCACACTCTACAAACACATTCTGTGTAAAATATCCAGCTTGCCCAAGGTGACTTCCTGCCAGACCATCGCCGCCCAGCCTGGAGCTAGTCATGAGCAAATCCAACCAGCACAGACCCTGCTCTGGCCTGCCCACGGGCCACATGAGTGGAAACTTGCTTGTTTTCACCATCAACTCTCGCAGGCACCTAAATTGCAGGGTGCATTGTTGATGTGGCACATTATAAGCTAATCAGATCAATGCAGAAAAAGCAAATTACCTGTAATTAGAGACGATTAGTGAAATAGTAAGGTTATGCCCATATAAAACAATGTCTAATGCAGGGCCCATGGCCAGGGCAGAACCTGCAGCTTCCTCAGGGATGGCTTGGTCTGGGCCTGCTGCCACTCGTTGGCCCTGGCCCTTGCatctcccctcctccccgccGCCCTCCTTGGTGCCCTTACCCACGGTAGCTGTCAAGCCTGTGGCGAAGGAATTCTGGTGCAGCAGGTGCAGGAAGGATGTTTTGCCCACGTTGGAGTCTCCCAGGAAGATGACATGGAAGAGGTAATCAGGGTTGGCCTGGGGTTCCCCTGCAGCCATGGGGTCTCCCGGGGATGGGGTCAGCCCAGCCTCCCTGGAGTCCATTCCTGGATCTTCAAGCCTGCTCTCTGCCCTTGGTTCTCTGGAGTGACGGGGGCCTTGTTCTTCCTCATGAGCAGTCATGAGGGATGGCCTGGGTTGGGCTTCCTGCTCAGCCATGGTGGGAGGGGTTCGCGTGGGTTCCTTGGGTCCTGCTCCAGCCCCAGGCTGAGCCCCTCCGGGAGGAGAGCCCCTTGGAGGTGCCGGTTTTCCAGGAGCAGCGGCTTCTGCTTCCACCTGAGCCTGTGGTGTGGCAGATGGGAGAGAAGCAAGCAGAGAATCTTGCTGGGGGAGTTGCGAATGCGCAGCTTCCAGGCCATGAGCCTCAACTGACTGCTCTGAACTGAGGTCCTGTTCACCTCGGCCCTCTTGTTTTCCTTCCTCAGACCTGGGTTCCTCTTCTAGCCCCTGGTGGGGGAGGGCAGGCAGCTCACCCAGCCCAAGGACCCGGCCATGAGCTTCTCTTAGCCCCTCAGGAAGGCCCTCCTGCACCACTGGGCCTGTGTAGCCCTGCTCCAACCTCTCTGTGGGCAGTGGACCCACAAACTCCAGGCCCTGGAAGGGCTCAGTTGGCCCCAGGGTGAGGGCTCTGGCCCTCTGGGCCCCCGGTcttggctcagagccagtggCATGCAGGTTCTGCTGGAGGGTATCTCTCTGCCTGGGCGGCTTGGCTGGGCCCACTCCTGTGAAGGCAGTTGTGGGCGAGGGTCTGGGCTGGGTTTCCGGCTCAGTCATGGTGGGAGGGGTTTGTGTGGATTCCCGGGGTCCTGCTCCAGCCCCAGGCTGAGCCCCCCTGGGAGGAGCCCAAGACCCAGGGTCCTTGTCATCTGGGTCTGAGGCCTGGATCTGTTTGCTGGACCCAGCTGGggcctggggagggggagggggcccATCCTCCAAAGGAATGAGCACTTTGAATGCAGGTGCCACCAGGCTTCCTGAGAGACCCCAGAGGAGGCGGCCCTCGGGTGTGGACCCCGGCTCCTGGTTGGGGTCCAGGTCGTGCGGTTCGACAGGCTGCTCTGCACTAATGTCCTGCTCATCTGGGTCCACTCCTTTACTGTCCTTGGCGCTGAAAGGCACCCCAGGGGGGGTCCTCGGAGCCCCATCTGGATCTGAAGATGGCTCCTGACCAAATAGTAAAGCCTGTGGCTCCGAGATGGAGATCTGCCTGACCACACGGGGTGTCTGGGGGCCTGAGGCGGCTCTTGGGGTCGGGGGCGGGCTCCAGCAGAGCTGCAGGGCTCCGTGCGGAGGGCTGCCAAAGTTGCTCAGGAGCTGGTCCCAGTCATCATTGTCCCCAAATAGCCCAGGCAGGGGGGCCTCCTCAGGGGAGACAGCCCGAGGGTCTGGGGTCTTCTCACCCACTCCAGGAACACTGGAAAGGAAGCAGGGAAGCAAAGATCAGGGGAGGGGCAGGTAGGTGGTGTCACACCCATCCTACCTGCAGCCTTCACCATCCCTTGCTCTCCCCATGGCCAGGCCTCCTCCCAGTCCttgctcaggcaatccttctcACCTGGTGTGTGctccccactcctcctcctcatccAATCTCATCCATCCTCAAGACCCACATGAagcctcacctcctccaggaagccttccttgatcaTTCTGGCCCATCCCACTCCTCTGAGCTATAACAAGTAGAGTGAGTGCCTGCTAGGGATCTTGCACTGCACTaagcctttgtgtgtgtgtgtgtgtgtgtgtgtgtgtgtgtgtacatgtacacCCACACATGTGCATGTTTTAATTCTAGCCATGTGGTCTTGGGCACAGGTGTTTCCCTTTTttgtgccccagtttcctcatcttagaAATGGGCATGATAGTTCCAGCTTGGCAGAGGGTGGGGTTTAAGGAAGGAAACTGTGTGTGCACTGTGTGCTAGCTAGATTCTTAGAGAACTCAGAGTTCCCCACTGGTTCCAGGAGGCCCCTAGAGTCCACCCCAGTCCAGGGATAGCAGCcacttgcctcagtttctcctccaCCTGCCAGGACACTTGGCCCCTGGCGGCGTCCAGGCGCCCCCTGGTCACCTGCAGCTGCCCCTGCACCTCCTCCAGCCGCCCAGCCAGGTCACGCTTGGCCTCCCACAGCTGCTGGTTCTCTGAGGCAGCCTCCTGATGTGTGCTCCTGAGGTGGGAGAGCTGGGCCTCCAGCTgcagggtggagggtgaggcGGAGAGAAGCCCAGATGCTCTCCAGGGCAGCAAAAAGCCTCCCAAGGCCATTGTGAGACACCCCCTGTCCAGACTCCCACCCCCTGTTCAGGCTCCTGGAGACCCAGCTTAAATCAGAGTAAGAGTGGACGGTTATCCCTCCTTGGCCTAACTAGCTCCATTAGCTCCTGTCCAGGAGGGGCATTGGAAATCCTgaggcagggagggcagggagaCTGTGTGAGGAACAAAAGCCAGCAGTGCCACAAAAGCCCCACACCTAAACCAGATCCCACCCTCCTCTACTCAGAGCCCTGCAATGGCTGCTGGCCTCTGAGACCATCTGGTCTACAAGGGGCTCCTGATCCAACAGCAAATCACATGACCGAGAGAGGGAACGCTGCCTGGCCAGGTGTAGGGAAAGGCAAGCCCTTGTAATGGCCTCCGGGACCCTGAAGAgtctccctgcagcctcctcACCTCCCCTCATGACCCTCATCTCCTTTCCCATGGCTGTTCCCTCTCAGTCTGTTCCAGTCCACAGCTCTGCTTACTGTTCCGTGAACTTCCACAGCGCATGCCCGCTCAGGGCCTTCgcacctgctgttccctctgcctggatgcCCTTCCCCAGCATATCACACTTCTTCAGGTCTTCGCTCCAATGTCATCATCTCAGCCAGGCCTTCCTTGACTCCCTTCTCAACTTACTTGACTACGATTCCAACTCTTCTATCCCCATTTCCTGTTTTACTTTATTCTCCTTAGCACTGATCACCATCTCCTATGTTATGTATGTCACCTGTCTCCCTGACTAGATGGTAACTCTGTGGGCAGAGGTTTGTGTCTGTCATGATCCTCAGAACctggaacagtgtctggcacatagttggTGCTGGATAAGTAGTTGTGGGGTGAAGGAATGAATGGTTGGAGGGAAGAGGCTTCACCTTCACAGGGGACAGGACAAAACGGCCCCAGGTGTAAAGCCCTATCTCTTCTCTTGGCAGGAGGGGCCTGCCTCAATTTCCAAGGAGCAGCTGCAGAGGCACCTGGGAAATCAACATGGTAACAGGGCCAGCCCAGGCCATGGTGAGGAAGGCTCCGGGAATCTTGTCCCAGGCTGAAGGGATGCTTGTTGTCCTGGTTACAGCAGAGGACAATTTTACCAAGGTCAGAGGTCCCCAAGTTGAGGAAGGAAGAGACAGTGGGGCAGGGTCTCCAAACAGTCAACCACAGTGCCACCCGTAAGTGACTACAGGCTATAAGACCTGCAgtgtcgccgggcgcggtggctcaagcctgtaatcccagcactttgggaggccgagacgggcggatcacgaggtcaggagatccagaccatcctggctaacacggtgaaaccccgtctctactaaaaaatacaaaaaaccagccgggcgaggtggcgggcgcctgtagtcccagctactcaggaggctgaggcaggagaatggcgtgaacccgggaggcggagcttgcagtgagctgagatccggccactgcactccagcctgggcggcagagcgagactccgtctcaaaaaaaaaaaaaaaaaaaaaaaaaaaagacctgcaGTGTCAGGGCAGCAGGTAACCTGACCCTAAGCAGGAAGCTAGGTCAGTTTCAGAGATGGAACAAGTGATACATAaactactatgtaccaggcactgtctTAGGCCCTCCCATGTAGTACCTCTAATCATCACAGTACCTACTAAGGCAGGAGCTCTGATTTCCATGTCTCtgataggaaactgaggctcatagatATTAAAAACCTGTTCGAAAGTGGGTTTCTGGGAAACCCTGTCACTCACCTCCCTCTGGCCCTCAGCTAGTCGCTGCACCTCGTGCTCCTTGGCTTCTAGGACGTCCTGCATCTGGGAGGTGAGGGCCAGGCCCCGAGAGTCGCTCTGTGGAGTAGGTAGATTCAGCCCTCACCCTGCAGACTCTTAAGAGCCAGCCGGGCAGTCCAGCCCTTCTCACActccacctccaccacctggggTGCCTGGGCCAGGATGTCCCAGCAGGGAGGGTTCTCAGGACAACTCCCCCAGTTCCAGCCTAGATCGTGGCAACAAGGAGACTTGGCAGAGATGGGAAGGGGGCCCAGGTTCGACATTCCCCACCCCATCTCTCTGGGGAACACAAGCTGCTCAGGGCAGGGAGAGGATTTACTCCAGCAGCCTCCTGCACCCCACCCTGGTCAGTCACTGGCCCCACTCCTCAGCCAGCAGAGGTGTCCCGGGCAGTGGGAAGGAGGCAGGCTGCCAGCAggagcccacctcggcctgcagctgctgcttctcctggCGGATCTGCTGCTCCATCTCCTCATAGAGCTGCTGGACCTCGCGGTGGTGGTCAGAGTCACACCTGGGAGGAGCAGGAGTTGGGGCCACGCAGCCCATTAGCGCCTCTGGGAGCCTGCTGCTGGCAGGGGCAGTCTGGGCTTGGGTGTGGAATCCATCCTATTGCTTTCCTCACTCTGCCAGCAGTCACTGACCTCTGTCACTCTGAGAACAGCCATCCCAATAACAACCCGCTGACCCATACGACTTTGACATTGGTCCTGCTGATCCCACCATGCCGACCCTTGTAACCATCACCAGTTCCCCTGGCCAGGGTCTCATTGTCCTCATCACCCCATCACTCAGTCCCACCTCCCTCTTTCACCATCCTCCTGCCCCTATAACCCAACTCCAGGGTCACCACATGCATTGCAATCTACGGGAGCAGGCCCCCTGGAGTTGGGCGTCACAGCAGGTCCTGTACCAAGACACACCCTGCCATTCCCACTCCTGCCATTACCAACTCTGTCCTCCCCGCCAGGTCCCCTGAGCCACCTCTTCCTCCAGCGCAGCTCTGCCCTATCCAGCTCACAGGCCCGGCTGTAGAAGGAGCTGGGGAAATTCAGATTCCACTGGAATGTGAAGAGCACCTACTTCAAGTCAGACACCCGGCCGGGCCCCCCACTCACTTCTTCAGGGTCAGCTCCAAGGCCTCCTtgtctgcctgggcctcctgcaGGCGGCTGGTCATCTTGGCCAGAAAGCCTGCCAGGTTGCCTGCCAGCTGG harbors:
- the LOC105474529 gene encoding ras-related protein Rab-44 isoform X1 — protein: METGQRTSRKVRKLGSSRRRQTREAADGEDAEVAPEPESWSSQAAAELQAFFQDCGAKERGFVTREDLAVAKFSFLGSKEESEMIFDWVDVERKGHLSLEEFSSGLKNIFGSSQSSHRLRRRKPLPSKRVSATTSFPALEEADAEEKEAFLAFIEQLGTGHLLPKQTEIWQLWGQLRQEEPQLAGNLAGFLAKMTSRLQEAQADKEALELTLKKCDSDHHREVQQLYEEMEQQIRQEKQQLQAESDSRGLALTSQMQDVLEAKEHEVQRLAEGQRELEAQLSHLRSTHQEAASENQQLWEAKRDLAGRLEEVQGQLQVTRGRLDAARGQVSWQVEEKLSVPGVGEKTPDPRAVSPEEAPLPGLFGDNDDWDQLLSNFGSPPHGALQLCWSPPPTPRAASGPQTPRVVRQISISEPQALLFGQEPSSDPDGAPRTPPGVPFSAKDSKGVDPDEQDISAEQPVEPHDLDPNQEPGSTPEGRLLWGLSGSLVAPAFKVLIPLEDGPPPPPQAPAGSSKQIQASDPDDKDPGSWAPPRGAQPGAGAGPRESTQTPPTMTEPETQPRPSPTTAFTGVGPAKPPRQRDTLQQNLHATGSEPRPGAQRARALTLGPTEPFQGLEFVGPLPTERLEQGYTGPVVQEGLPEGLREAHGRVLGLGELPALPHQGLEEEPRSEEGKQEGRGEQDLSSEQSVEAHGLEAAHSQLPQQDSLLASLPSATPQAQVEAEAAAPGKPAPPRGSPPGGAQPGAGAGPKEPTRTPPTMAEQEAQPRPSLMTAHEEEQGPRHSREPRAESRLEDPGMDSREAGLTPSPGDPMAAGEPQANPDYLFHVIFLGDSNVGKTSFLHLLHQNSFATGLTATVGVDFRVKTLLVDNKCFVLQLWDTAGQERYHSMTRQLLRKADGVVLMYDITSQKSFGHVRYWLDCLQDAGSDGVVILLLGNKMDCEEERQVSTEAGQQLARELGVSFGECSAALGHNILEPVVNLARSLRMQEEGLKGSLVEVTPKKQPKKFGCCS
- the LOC105474529 gene encoding ras-related protein Rab-44 isoform X2 — its product is METGQRTSRKVRKLGSSRRRQTREAADGEDAEVAPEPESWSSQAAAELQAFFQDCGAKERGFVTREDLAVAKFSFLGSKEESEMIFDWVDVERKGHLSLEEFSSGLKNIFGSSQSSHRLRRRKPLPSKRVSATTSFPALEEADAEEKEAFLAFIEQLGTGHLLPKQTEIWQLWGQLRQEEPQLAGNLAGFLAKMTSRLQEAQADKEALELTLKKCDSDHHREVQQLYEEMEQQIRQEKQQLQAESDSRGLALTSQMQDVLEAKEHEVQRLAEGQRELEAQLSHLRSTHQEAASENQQLWEAKRDLAGRLEEVQGQLQVTRGRLDAARGQVSWQVEEKLSVPGVGEKTPDPRAVSPEEAPLPGLFGDNDDWDQLLSNFGSPPHGALQLCWSPPPTPRAASGPQTPRVVRQISISEPQALLFGQEPSSDPDGAPRTPPGVPFSAKDSKGVDPDEQDISAEQPVEPHDLDPNQEPGSTPEGRLLWGLSGSLVAPAFKVLIPLEDGPPPPPQAPAGSSKQIQASDPDDKDPGSWAPPRGAQPGAGAGPRESTQTPPTMTEPETQPRPSPTTAFTGVGPAKPPRQRDTLQQNLHATGSEPRPGAQRARALTLGPTEPFQGLEFVGPLPTERLEQGYTGPVVQEGLPEGLREAHGRVLGLGELPALPHQGLEEEPRSEEGKQEGRGEQDLSSEQSVEAHGLEAAHSQLPQQDSLLASLPSATPQAQVEAEAAAPGKPAPPRGSPPGGAQPGAGAGPKEPTRTPPTMAEQEAQPRPSLMTAHEEEQGPRHSREPRAESRLEDPGMDSREAGLTPSPGDPMAAGEPQANPDYLFHVIFLGDSNVGKTSFLHLLHQNSFATGLTATVGVDFRVKTLLVDNKCFVLQLWDTAGQERYHSMTRQLLRKADGVVLMYDITSQKSFGHVRYWLDCLQDAGSDGVVILLLGNKMDCEEERQVSTEAGQQLARELGVSFGECSAALGHNILEPVVNLARMQEEGLKGSLVEVTPKKQPKKFGCCS